The proteins below come from a single Tachysurus fulvidraco isolate hzauxx_2018 chromosome 13, HZAU_PFXX_2.0, whole genome shotgun sequence genomic window:
- the polr2i gene encoding DNA-directed RNA polymerase II subunit RPB9, giving the protein MDLESGACEPGFVGIRFCQECNNMLYPKEDKENRILLYACRNCDYQQEADNSCIYVNKITHEVDELTQIIADVSQDPTLPRTEDHPCPKCGHKEAVFFQSHSMKAEDAMRLYYVCTAPHCGHRWTE; this is encoded by the exons ATGGATTTGGAAAGCGGCGCGTGCGAGCCCGGGTTCGTTGGAATCAGGTTCTGTCAGGAGTG TAACAACATGCTGTATCCAAAAGAGGACAAAGAGAACCGCATCCTCCTCTATGCT TGCAGGAACTGCGATTATCAGCAGGAAGCCGATAACAGCTGCATCTACGTGAACAAAATCACACACGAAGTTGA TGAGCTCACACAGATAATTGCTGATGTGTCTCAGGATCCAACACTGCCTCGTACCGAAGATCATCCATGCCCTAA atgTGGCCACAAGGAGGCAGTGTTCTTCCAGTCACACAGCATGAAGGCTGAG gATGCAATGAGGCTGTACTACGTGTGTACGGCTCCACACTGTggacacagatggacagagtga
- the pglyrp5 gene encoding peptidoglycan recognition protein 5 isoform X1 yields the protein MTGAAQYSTVAMIPRSAWKAVDVQIRERLHKPADKLIIHHTALWSCWSQTQSISQLIHIQHLHIHERSFTDIGYNFLVDQTGVVYEGRGWGIVGAHAKTHNHDSVGVAFMGNFNDESPSLQAMSAVRALIQHGVAKGYLQPNFVILGHRDIADTQCPGEKLYSSLHTLKTPINHTF from the exons atgacaGGAGCAGCTCAATACAGTacag TGGCAATGATCCCCCGCAGTGCATGGAAGGCAGTGGATGTTCAGATCAGAGAAAGATTACACAAACCTGCTGACAAGCTTATTATCCATCACACGGCACTCTGGAGCTGCTGGAGTCAGACGCAGAGCATCTCTCAGCTAATACACATTCAGCACCTACACATCCACGAGCGCAGCTTCACAGACATTGGCTACAA TTTTTTGGTGGACCAGACTGGTGTGGTGTATGAAGGTCGTGGCTGGGGCATCGTCGGAGCACATGCAAAAACACATAACCATGACTCTGTCGGTGTTGCTTTTATGGGCAACTTTAATG ATGAGTCGCCAAGCTTACAGGCTATGTCAGCCGTGCGTGCTTTGATCCAGCATGGAGTGGCCAAGGGATATTTACAGCCCAACTTTGTGATTTTGGGACACAGAGACATTGCAGACACACAGTGTCCAGGAGAGAAGCTGTATtcctcactacacacactcaagaCACCAATAAATCACACGTTCTGA
- the pglyrp5 gene encoding peptidoglycan recognition protein 5 isoform X2: MIPRSAWKAVDVQIRERLHKPADKLIIHHTALWSCWSQTQSISQLIHIQHLHIHERSFTDIGYNFLVDQTGVVYEGRGWGIVGAHAKTHNHDSVGVAFMGNFNDESPSLQAMSAVRALIQHGVAKGYLQPNFVILGHRDIADTQCPGEKLYSSLHTLKTPINHTF; this comes from the exons ATGATCCCCCGCAGTGCATGGAAGGCAGTGGATGTTCAGATCAGAGAAAGATTACACAAACCTGCTGACAAGCTTATTATCCATCACACGGCACTCTGGAGCTGCTGGAGTCAGACGCAGAGCATCTCTCAGCTAATACACATTCAGCACCTACACATCCACGAGCGCAGCTTCACAGACATTGGCTACAA TTTTTTGGTGGACCAGACTGGTGTGGTGTATGAAGGTCGTGGCTGGGGCATCGTCGGAGCACATGCAAAAACACATAACCATGACTCTGTCGGTGTTGCTTTTATGGGCAACTTTAATG ATGAGTCGCCAAGCTTACAGGCTATGTCAGCCGTGCGTGCTTTGATCCAGCATGGAGTGGCCAAGGGATATTTACAGCCCAACTTTGTGATTTTGGGACACAGAGACATTGCAGACACACAGTGTCCAGGAGAGAAGCTGTATtcctcactacacacactcaagaCACCAATAAATCACACGTTCTGA